The Niastella koreensis GR20-10 genome includes a window with the following:
- a CDS encoding outer membrane beta-barrel protein encodes MKRLFISLLALLCGTVVSRAQIVIKPAVGLNFTDFSKNEGGDFKAKVGWQLGGSVMFSMKKFYLDPGVFYIQKSTQFNSSSSSVEDVKFDISGIRIPVSIGYNFGDEKSTVNARIFGGGSAFILTNTKNIDKDAIKNAQWGVYAGAGLDISMFFLDASYEWSLTNISDNVSNVDVGKTRAIFIQAGIRIKL; translated from the coding sequence ATGAAAAGACTGTTTATTTCGTTGTTGGCATTGTTATGTGGTACAGTGGTATCCCGGGCACAAATTGTGATAAAGCCAGCCGTGGGGCTCAATTTTACCGACTTTTCAAAAAACGAAGGCGGTGATTTCAAGGCCAAAGTGGGGTGGCAGCTCGGTGGTTCTGTTATGTTCTCTATGAAAAAATTCTATCTGGACCCAGGCGTTTTTTATATTCAGAAATCAACCCAGTTCAATTCTTCGTCCAGTTCAGTAGAAGATGTTAAGTTCGACATAAGCGGCATCCGGATACCGGTGTCTATCGGCTACAACTTTGGGGATGAAAAATCTACGGTAAACGCCCGCATTTTTGGCGGCGGGTCGGCGTTCATCCTCACAAATACTAAAAACATTGATAAAGACGCCATAAAGAACGCTCAGTGGGGTGTATATGCAGGCGCAGGGCTTGATATTTCTATGTTCTTCCTGGATGCCTCCTATGAATGGTCGCTCACCAATATCAGCGATAACGTAAGCAATGTAGATGTTGGTAAAACCAGGGCGATCTTTATTCAGGCCGGGATCCGGATAAAATTATAA